Proteins co-encoded in one Pocillopora verrucosa isolate sample1 chromosome 1, ASM3666991v2, whole genome shotgun sequence genomic window:
- the LOC131798427 gene encoding protein angel homolog 2: MKAVRPFFARAAKKCKYSYEGEVHQTSAGKQFGRKSTEINDAMEAMSSASLVDMQVPEVSSAGNLNQHETPIKNNSANSTYCRPVYPSTTTIKPVQSSQDEEQNASSGSYQEYCSESMEPLQQPCFTSSDKLGRRWHNLRRKCYRPQRNQNFTFKVVSYNVLADGLLHSNSHLYCRSEEWLKDWEYRRKNLLKELLSYKADVLCLQEVEDSHYEDWFEPKLREKGYTGVYKKRSGDKTDGCATFFKKSRFTLVKSELVSFNKPNVKLMDRHNVAVVVLLKPKVPGRSSCNSNNLVCISNTHLLFNKKRGDIKLAQLACLFSEIEEIARISSSGQRNAAYHPIICCGDFNSTPFSPIYDFVMRGSLNYKGMHRDNFSGQSHLRRSYPPSQELRNNIIPWELGITTTCTKRNESTEVESVLSIDCEKVDLQPSGVEPLSTGSASCVSASKSVLPFEKSRQHFSLSRQAGNCAHLPRNHHLGSLCFNPEPGSSTKLQSDVHGRISLQNTQPSSLNSTENENVSREEAQSSTHLLAKMTEKSVYDATTIQRHNFSDVFSVYRHYFQDGQPEVTTFHDQVCTTVDYIFVSPGRRQNCQRCHRRHGSLQMTGNLELLSESDIQTLGGLPNKYISSDHLALVSSFLLHV, encoded by the exons ATGAAAGCTGTAAGGCCGTTCTTTGCTCGAGCTGCCAAGAAGTGTAAATATTCATATGAGGGGGAAGTACATCAGACTTCTGCTGGAAAACAGTTCGGAAGGAAATCTACCGAAATAAACGACGCAATGGAAGCCATGAGCAGTGCATCATTGGTAGACATGCAAG TCCCTGAAGTTAGCAGTGCTGGGAACTTGAATCAACATGAGACTCCTATTAAAAACAATTCAGCCAACTCCACATATTGCAGACCTGTTTATCCATCAACAACAACTATCAAACCAGTACAGTCAAGTCAAGATGAAGAGCAAAATGCTTCAAGTGGCTCTTATCAAGAATACTGCTCTGAAAGTATGGAACCCTTGCAGCAGCCGTGTTTTACATCTTCAGATAAGTTGGGACGTAGGTGGCACAATTTGCGAAGAAAATGTTATCGGCCACAGAGAAACCAGAACTTTACTTTTAAAGTAGTTTCTTACAATGTACTTGCTGATGGTTTACTGCATTCCAACAGCCATCTGTACTGTAGATCTGAAGAGTGGCTGAAAGATTGGGAGTACAGACGGAAAAATCTTCTGAAAGAATTGCTATCCTACAAGGCCGAT GTTTTGTGTCTTCAAGAAGTTGAAGATAGTCATTATGAGGACTGGTTTGAACCTAAGCTGAGAGAGAAAG GTTATACTGGAGTGTACAAGAAAAGAAGTGGTGATAAAACAGATGGATGCGctacatttttcaagaaatcaaGATTTACGTTAGTGAAATCAGAACTTGTCTCCTTTAATAAACCAAACGTGAAGCTTATGGATCGTCATAATGTAGCTGTTGTGGTTCTTTTGAAACCAAAAGTTCCAGGCCGCTCATCTTGCAATTCAAACAATCTTGTATGCATCTCAAACACTCATTtacttttcaacaaaaaaagaggagacATCAAACTTGCCCAACTTGCCTGCTTATTTTCGGAAATTGAGGAAATAGCAAGAATCTCCTCTTCTGGTCAAAGAAATGCAGCCTATCATCCCATCATTTGTTGTGGAGATTTCAACAGTACTCCATTTTCACCAATCTATGATTTTGTTATGCGAGGGTCTCTTAATTACAAAGGCATGCATCGTGATAACTTTTCTGGGCAAAGTCATTTGCGCAGGAGTTACCCTCCAAGTCAGGAATTAAGAAATAATATTATTCCTTGGGAACTAGGAATCACAACAACATGCACCAAGAGAAATGAGTCAACAGAAGTAGAGAGTGTTTTAAGTATTGATTGTGAGAAAGTTGATTTGCAACCCTCAGGAGTGGAGCCCCTCTCTACAGGATCTGCATCTTGTGTGTCAGCATCAAAGAGTGTGTTACCATTTGAGAAGAGTAGACAACATTTTTCATTGTCTAGACAGGCTGGTAATTGTGCTCACTTGCCAAGAAATCACCATTTAGGATCTCTCTGTTTCAATCCAGAACCTGGTTCAAGCACTAAACTTCAGTCAGATGTACATGGAAGAATATCACTGCAAAACACTCAGCCGTCCTCTTTAAACTCCACAGAAAATGAGAATGTTTCACGGGAAGAAGCACAAAGCAGTACACATCTTTTGgcaaaaatgactgaaaaaagtgTATACGATGCTACCACAATCCAACGCCACAATTTTTCTGATGTGTTTAGTGTGTACAGGCATTACTTTCAAGATGGGCAGCCAGAAGTGACAACTTTTCACGATCAAGTGTGCACTACTGTAGACTATATATTTGTTTCTCCTGGACGGCGGCAGAACTGCCAAAGGTGTCACCGCCGTCATGGATCCCTACAGATGACAGGGAACCTTGAGTTGCTGTCAGAAAGTGATATACAGACTCTTGGTGGCCTCCCAAATAAGTATATCTCATCTGATCATCTTGCACtagtttcttcatttttgttacATGTTTGA
- the LOC131798445 gene encoding cyclin-H-like, translated as MFHTSTQRKHWTFSSEEELRNIRQEVNGVYCESFRENFPAKKDVDFLTVEEGMKLVEYYQSVLIEVSEKFQPPVPSAVTATAVAYLKRFYLKTSVMDHPPKEMFLVCLYMACKVEEHNLSVDRFVEILPVDRRAKTIDFILAHELLLVQRLDFHLTVHNPYRPLEGFIIDFKTRCPRSGDPEKWRPLVAEFLRKALLTDVSLLYPPSQIALAALFSVSREYISAYISANLGEQHKLLLRQIENVVSLVTVQKCTVSKEEVKSLEQKLKSCRNPENNPDNKLFKKKKAEREKAMDIDD; from the coding sequence ATGTTTCACACCAGTACGCAAAGAAAGCATTGGACTTTTTCAAGTGAAGAAGAGCTACGAAATATTCGTCAGGAGGTAAACGGCGTTTACTGTGAGAGTTTTCGCGAAAACTTCCCAGCGAAGAAAGATGTTGACTTTTTGACTGTTGAGGAAGGAATGAAGTTGGTCGAATACTACCAAAGTGTTTTGATTGAAGTTAGCGAAAAGTTTCAACCTCCTGTGCCAAGTGCTGTGACAGCAACAGCTGTGGCTTActtaaaacgtttttatttaaaaacatcaGTCATGGATCACCCTCCGAAAGAGATGTTCTTGGTCTGTTTGTACATGGCTTGCAAAGTTGAGGAGCATAATTTGTCTGTGGATAGATTTGTAGAAATCCTTCCAGTAGATCGGAGGGCAAAGACCATAGACTTTATTCTTGCTCATGAATTACTACTAGTGCAACGTCTTGACTTCCATTTAACAGTTCACAATCCGTATAGACCACTTGAAGGCTTTATCATCGATTTTAAAACTAGGTGTCCAAGGTCAGGTGATCCTGAGAAATGGCGTCCGTTAGTAGCAGAATTTCTCAGAAAAGCTCTGTTGACCGATGTTTCCTTACTTTACCCGCCATCACAAATTGCTTTAGCGGCTCTTTTTAGTGTATCCCGTGAGTACATAAGCGCTTACATAAGTGCAAATCTGGGTGAGCAACACAAACTTCTTCTTCGCCAGATTGAGAACGTAGTAAGTCTGGTTACTGTTCAGAAATGTACAGTCAGTAAAGAAGAGGTCAAAAGTTTAGAACAGAAGCTGAAATCCTGTAGAAATCCTGAGAACAACCCTGATAACAAACtgtttaagaaaaagaaagcagaaagGGAGAAAGCGATGGATATTGATGACTAG